The following are encoded in a window of Castanea sativa cultivar Marrone di Chiusa Pesio chromosome 5, ASM4071231v1 genomic DNA:
- the LOC142635701 gene encoding uncharacterized protein LOC142635701, with amino-acid sequence MVDLVAKFDLKYVAKQTIKGSVVSFYAKNPIEWEDGKEDFPDEDISDVELGTWKIYFDRAVNQYEDGIGILLIIPKGSHIPLAIKLNFEATNNMVEYEACIAGMEALRELGVKEVEVFWDRTLVIAQAQKLWKVKKEHLKSYQQYLEDLTKTFDKIEYTIIPRA; translated from the coding sequence ATGGTTGATTTGGTGGCAAAATTCGATTTGAAGTATGTGGCCAAACAAACTATCAAGGGAAGCGTCGTATCATTTTATGCCAAGAATCCCATAGAGTGGGAAGATGGTAAAGAGGATTTTCCGGATGAAGATATTTCAGATGTTGAGTTAGGGACATGGAAGATTTACTTTGACAGAGCCGTAAATCAATATGAAGATGGGATAGGAATACTCTTGATCATTCCCAAGGGGTCTCATATACCTTTGGCAATTAAATTGAACTTTGAAGCAACTAACAACATGGTTGAATATGAGGCTTGCATTGCGGGAATGGAAGCTCTTCGAGAATTAGGAGTAAAAGAGGTTGAAGTCTTTTGGGATAGAACTTTGGTTATAGCCCAAGCACAAAAGTTGTGGAAAGTGAAGAAAGAACATTTGAAGTCCTATCAACAATACCTAGAAGACTTGACCAAGACCTTTGACAAGATTGAGTATACAATCATCCCTAGAGCTTAG